From a region of the Bacteroidota bacterium genome:
- a CDS encoding T9SS type A sorting domain-containing protein → MNTHILTLKAAFISAGLSAQLYTPSSADLYINGSNSNKIEHTGSDYWVNSNNTRAMYLMVGDGSSPYLYWVKDTFSNGFLLPLANNTVINTQSQKGDPDVVISANGVRAMAVFVAEDIQQNTRLYAQRYQRPNVTSTFWSYLGTPILITSGDASNPISCPNMDAGSSGRAVIVFQRADTIYCTTINIATGALSPAAPFAESIGFGAFAGYREPDVAIFSAPMAGTETVFITCTGTNYATEEILVHETTLNNLAAANTGGNTFTGLDNGLWGEFQYPRIAVHWTTSLVNANQLWTVTYHKKDQITGANDILAVVNHYGVISAPVYVNNVNPQDRLTVNQTPCVAYSGKYIVICWAFADAQGTYGLDNLDILVRKYNLDGVVETAWQNSYSLVNSDIAGGQYSPSVTDCRIGDAQNGDTRFCWYQHDETAPNTLAFRKSNFTRTNLRQTDANDSAKTAVLRIYPQPASDVIYFQSAPSPEAAFAFYNSSGMLVRIETVTGNDSGIYQICTADLPAGIYIAEMRTALAREKIKFIISK, encoded by the coding sequence ATGAACACACACATACTCACATTAAAAGCCGCGTTCATATCCGCAGGACTATCGGCCCAACTTTATACCCCATCGTCGGCAGACCTGTATATAAACGGAAGCAACTCGAACAAAATAGAACACACCGGCAGCGACTACTGGGTAAATTCAAACAATACCCGCGCCATGTATCTGATGGTGGGCGACGGTTCCTCTCCTTACTTGTATTGGGTAAAAGACACATTCAGCAATGGTTTTTTACTACCACTGGCAAACAACACAGTTATTAACACGCAAAGTCAGAAAGGTGATCCGGATGTGGTGATAAGTGCCAATGGAGTAAGGGCTATGGCTGTTTTTGTAGCCGAGGATATACAGCAAAATACACGGCTGTATGCACAACGCTATCAGCGGCCCAATGTAACAAGTACGTTCTGGTCGTATCTGGGCACACCGATATTAATTACCAGCGGCGATGCTTCAAACCCGATTTCGTGCCCCAATATGGATGCGGGCAGCAGCGGGAGGGCCGTGATTGTATTTCAGCGTGCAGATACAATTTACTGCACCACAATAAACATAGCTACCGGTGCGCTTTCGCCTGCGGCTCCTTTTGCCGAAAGTATTGGCTTTGGAGCTTTTGCAGGCTACCGCGAACCGGATGTGGCAATTTTTTCGGCGCCCATGGCCGGAACTGAAACTGTTTTTATTACCTGCACCGGCACCAACTATGCAACTGAAGAAATTCTGGTACATGAAACAACTTTAAACAACCTGGCAGCGGCAAACACAGGCGGCAACACATTTACAGGCCTTGATAACGGGCTTTGGGGTGAATTTCAGTATCCGCGTATTGCGGTGCACTGGACAACTTCGCTGGTAAATGCAAATCAGTTGTGGACGGTAACCTATCACAAAAAAGACCAGATTACCGGGGCAAATGATATTCTTGCCGTGGTAAATCATTACGGAGTGATTTCGGCACCGGTTTATGTGAACAATGTAAATCCGCAGGACAGATTAACTGTAAACCAGACTCCCTGTGTGGCCTATTCGGGAAAATACATTGTGATTTGCTGGGCTTTTGCAGACGCACAGGGCACATACGGACTTGACAACCTCGACATTCTGGTGAGGAAGTATAATCTTGACGGAGTGGTGGAAACAGCCTGGCAAAACAGTTATTCGCTGGTTAATTCAGACATTGCCGGCGGGCAATATTCGCCCAGCGTAACCGATTGCCGGATTGGCGATGCACAAAACGGAGATACGCGTTTTTGCTGGTATCAGCATGATGAAACGGCGCCCAATACACTGGCTTTCCGCAAATCAAATTTTACCCGTACAAATTTGCGCCAGACCGATGCCAATGATTCCGCAAAAACCGCCGTGCTGAGAATTTATCCGCAACCGGCTTCGGATGTGATTTACTTTCAATCAGCCCCTTCGCCGGAAGCTGCATTTGCCTTTTACAACAGCAGCGGTATGCTTGTGCGCATTGAAACGGTTACCGGAAACGATTCGGGCATTTACCAGATATGCACAGCCGATTTGCCTGCCGGTATTTACATAGCCGAAATGAGAACGGCTCTAGCCAGAGAAAAAATCAAATTCATCATCAGCAAATAA